AGTTGTTTTCGATATTCTTCATATCAACATCTGCAAAATCATCAATTATCTTAAAGGTATTTTCTAAGTTTTCGTTGGTATAATTGATACGAAGTCTTACAAAAAATTCATTTTTTATAAGTAGTTTAATATTATCTACAATCTCAAAATAAGATCCTTTAGTTTTAGATACATATCTAATTTTATCATGCTCTTCTCTATATCCATCCAATGTGATTTGTAGGTTACAACTTAGGTCATTATCGTGGAAAAAGTCAACAAATTCTTGGTTTATCAAATAACCATTAGTGGTAAAACTAATATTATAGGTTTTGTCATACACCTCGCTTTCCTTTTTCAAATGCTCAATAATAGGAATGACATTTCGCTTAAAATACAGCAATGGTTCACCTCCAAAAAACGCCAATGTAAAATGTTTTAAGTTTTCATCTTGCAATTTTTTTGTAATGAATTTATTTACCCTTTCTACCATTTGATTTTTTAACCTAGAAGCTTTGATATGATCTTCATAACAATACCAACACTTAAAATTACAGTTCATGGTAGGGTTAATAGTCAAATGAAAAAACGAGTTGTTTTCATCAACTTTTTTTGAGACTTTTCTTACTTTTTCAACCTCATCAATTTCATTTTTAACTAAAAAATTATTTTCTGAAAGGTATTTGTAAAAAGCTGGATGAATTTGTTCTAATTCATCAATGTTTTCATTTTTCCCAGCTAAAAGCAATTCCTTTAAATCGTGTTCTAAAAAAATAACTTTATTGTCGAAAGAATTGTACAATGCATACTTATCTTGATATGGTATGACTGAGTTAAATTGACTGTATTTCATAATGATTTTATTTTTATTTAGAGTATAGAAATCCAACAGCTACCATGAAACTAAATATTCATGAATGCCTATAAGTTTTCTAAATAAATTTCTGATTAAATAAAATTGAAAGTTTTATTGAAGTAAGAGCACTTCTTTTAAACTTTTATTTAAACGAATATTCGTTTTTGGAAATAAACCAAAATGGTTTTCTTTGATACAAAGGAATATGTAAAACATATTCCTTTGTATAGTATCCTTATGCTTGGATTGAAGATGCTCCACCACCACATCCTGAAACGCAGTTACCTCCGTTACAGTTGTTTGTAGTTGCTCCACAGTTCTTAGCTAAGTTTAATGCTCCAATAATGTTAGTATCTAATCCAGCTCCAGTTGATAAAGCTTGAGAAAATCCTCCTTTTAAGATATCATTTGACGTTTCTAAAGATTCAAATTTCGTTAAGTCTAATTCTTGTTTTTTCATAATTAAATAGTTATAAGTTAATAATTAATTTTTTGAAGTTTTACACTTCTTCTTGTTGCAACTTTAGCTTACTTAGCAATTTATACTGCGCATTATAAAACACTTAGTAAACCTTTTTCTTTTATATTTTAATTTGTTCTATTCTTTTCATCTACATTACTCATTTTCCTATTCGTCTTTCTCACTTTTCTATTTCCAAAATTGTAATTGATTGAAAACTTTAGGTAT
The sequence above is a segment of the Tenacibaculum sp. 190130A14a genome. Coding sequences within it:
- a CDS encoding radical SAM/SPASM domain-containing protein — its product is MKYSQFNSVIPYQDKYALYNSFDNKVIFLEHDLKELLLAGKNENIDELEQIHPAFYKYLSENNFLVKNEIDEVEKVRKVSKKVDENNSFFHLTINPTMNCNFKCWYCYEDHIKASRLKNQMVERVNKFITKKLQDENLKHFTLAFFGGEPLLYFKRNVIPIIEHLKKESEVYDKTYNISFTTNGYLINQEFVDFFHDNDLSCNLQITLDGYREEHDKIRYVSKTKGSYFEIVDNIKLLIKNEFFVRLRINYTNENLENTFKIIDDFADVDMKNIENNLLIDYHRVWQNDQVDDLDLVLNRNMEIITSKGFKVTGSFSANNVLDSCYADKRNSAVINYNGDLYKCTARDFKKESRNGYIDVEGNLIWDDGYEEKRMNSKFNNKPCLSCRLMPVCNGGCTQHAIENLENDEGYCVYSFDDVQKDKVIYAKVRDILEAAV